One window from the genome of Gloeomargarita sp. SRBZ-1_bins_9 encodes:
- a CDS encoding ribulose bisphosphate carboxylase small subunit, giving the protein MKTLPKQRRYETLSYLPPLTDAQIAKQIQYILDKGYIPAVEFNETSSAEDHYWTLWKLPLFNATTAQDVLNEVQACRYEYPDAYIKVVAFDNIKQCQMISFIVHKPAKI; this is encoded by the coding sequence ATGAAAACCTTACCGAAACAACGGCGTTACGAAACCCTTTCCTATCTACCGCCTTTGACGGATGCCCAAATCGCCAAGCAAATTCAGTACATCTTGGACAAGGGCTATATCCCGGCGGTGGAATTCAACGAAACTTCCTCGGCGGAGGATCACTACTGGACCCTGTGGAAGCTGCCTTTGTTTAATGCCACCACGGCCCAGGATGTGCTCAACGAGGTGCAGGCCTGCCGCTACGAATACCCGGATGCGTATATCAAGGTGGTGGCGTTTGACAATATCAAACAGTGCCAGATGATCAGTTTCATCGTGCATAAACCAGCGAAAATTTAG
- a CDS encoding chaperonin family protein RbcX yields MDYPQIARQTSQVLSSYLTYQAVRVVMAQLSQTNPPLAIWLSRFSSTEKIQDGERYLQDLLRERQDLAFRVMTVREHLAETILDSLPEMVRTGIRQANIQQRQRHLERLTQITPDAAANWPELES; encoded by the coding sequence ATGGACTACCCGCAGATTGCCCGCCAGACCAGTCAAGTCCTGAGCAGCTATCTCACCTACCAGGCTGTACGGGTCGTGATGGCGCAACTGTCCCAGACGAACCCGCCTCTGGCCATTTGGCTGAGCCGCTTTTCCTCCACGGAAAAGATTCAGGATGGGGAGCGTTACCTGCAAGACCTGTTGCGGGAACGGCAGGACCTGGCGTTTCGGGTGATGACGGTGCGGGAACACCTGGCAGAGACCATCCTGGACAGCTTGCCGGAGATGGTGCGCACAGGGATTCGCCAGGCCAATATCCAACAGCGCCAGCGACACCTGGAACGACTGACCCAAATTACCCCCGACGCAGCTGCCAATTGGCCAGAACTGGAATCTTAA
- a CDS encoding form I ribulose bisphosphate carboxylase large subunit: MAPRTQTRAGFEAGVKEYRLTYYTPDYTPKDTDLLACFRVTPQPGVPPEEAGAAVAAESSTGTWTTVWTDNLTDLERYKGRCYDIEPVPGEENQYFCFVAYPLDLFEEGSVTNMLTSIVGNVFGFKALKALRLEDIRVPVAYLKTFQGPPHGIVVERDKLNKYGRPLLGCTIKPKLGLSAKNYGRAVYEALRGGLDFTKDDENINSQPFMRWRDRFLFVQEAIAKAQAETGEIKGHYMNVTAPTCEEMLKRAQFAAELKTPIIMHDYLTAGFTANTTLAKFCRDHGLLLHIHRAMHAVIDRQKIHGIHFRVLAKCLRMSGGDHLHAGTVVGKLEGDRNITMGFVDLMREDYVEEDRSRGIFFTQDWASMPGVMPVASGGIHVWHMPALLEIFGDDAVFQFGGGTLGHPWGNAPGATANRVALEACVQARNEGRDLAREGNQIIREAAKWSPELAAACELWKEIKFEFQAVDTL, from the coding sequence ATGGCCCCACGAACGCAGACCCGCGCCGGTTTTGAGGCCGGGGTGAAGGAGTATCGTCTGACTTACTACACGCCGGATTACACACCGAAGGACACGGATTTGCTGGCTTGTTTTCGGGTGACGCCGCAGCCGGGGGTGCCGCCGGAGGAGGCTGGGGCAGCGGTGGCCGCCGAGTCCTCCACCGGGACCTGGACCACGGTGTGGACGGATAACCTAACGGACCTGGAGCGGTACAAGGGCCGGTGCTACGATATCGAGCCGGTGCCGGGGGAAGAAAACCAATACTTCTGCTTTGTGGCCTACCCGCTGGACCTATTCGAGGAAGGGTCGGTCACCAACATGCTCACCTCCATCGTGGGGAACGTGTTTGGGTTCAAGGCGCTCAAGGCCCTGCGGTTGGAGGATATTCGGGTGCCGGTGGCTTACCTCAAGACGTTCCAAGGTCCACCCCATGGGATTGTGGTGGAGCGGGACAAGCTGAATAAGTACGGTCGTCCCCTGCTGGGGTGCACGATTAAGCCCAAGCTGGGGTTGTCGGCGAAAAACTACGGGCGGGCGGTCTATGAAGCCCTGCGGGGTGGCTTAGACTTCACCAAGGACGACGAAAACATCAATTCCCAGCCGTTTATGCGCTGGCGGGACCGGTTCCTGTTTGTGCAGGAGGCCATTGCCAAGGCCCAGGCGGAAACGGGGGAAATCAAGGGGCACTACATGAACGTGACCGCCCCCACCTGTGAAGAGATGCTCAAGCGGGCCCAGTTTGCTGCGGAGCTGAAGACGCCCATTATCATGCACGACTACCTGACGGCGGGCTTTACGGCCAACACCACCCTGGCCAAGTTCTGCCGGGATCATGGGCTGCTGTTGCACATCCACCGGGCGATGCACGCGGTGATTGACCGGCAAAAGATTCATGGGATTCACTTCCGGGTGCTGGCCAAGTGCCTGCGGATGTCGGGTGGCGACCACCTGCACGCCGGGACGGTGGTGGGCAAGCTGGAGGGGGACCGGAACATCACCATGGGCTTTGTGGACCTGATGCGGGAAGACTATGTGGAGGAGGACCGGTCCCGGGGGATTTTCTTCACCCAGGATTGGGCCTCCATGCCGGGGGTGATGCCGGTGGCCTCGGGTGGGATCCACGTGTGGCACATGCCGGCGCTGCTGGAAATCTTTGGGGACGATGCCGTGTTCCAGTTTGGTGGTGGGACGCTGGGGCACCCCTGGGGGAACGCGCCGGGAGCCACGGCCAACCGGGTGGCGCTGGAGGCCTGCGTGCAAGCCCGCAATGAGGGTCGGGACCTGGCCCGGGAGGGCAACCAAATCATCCGGGAAGCGGCCAAGTGGTCGCCGGAGTTGGCTGCCGCCTGCGAACTCTGGAAGGAAATCAAGTTCGAATTCCAGGCGGTGGACACGCTGTAG
- a CDS encoding ComF family protein, with protein MWRPLLSTVFHRACPLCRRPAAGAFCRDCQRQVTALQLPQPWRFWQEPLPMAAWGCYRDALKRVLGALKYQGKAELARPLGHYLGDLWLTGEHGLALKPAVVPIPLHAAKLQKRGYNQAELLARHFCQYVDLPLYSDLLVRQTETQAQHQLSPVEREANLAAAFACNGRSHYPRRPVLLLDDIYTTGATARAAQRVLQQAGWSVVGILVVATGR; from the coding sequence ATGTGGCGGCCGTTGCTATCAACGGTCTTTCATCGGGCTTGTCCCCTGTGTAGGCGACCGGCGGCAGGAGCCTTTTGTCGGGATTGTCAGCGGCAGGTGACTGCTTTGCAGTTGCCTCAGCCCTGGCGCTTTTGGCAGGAGCCGTTGCCCATGGCGGCCTGGGGGTGCTACCGGGATGCCCTCAAGCGGGTGCTCGGGGCGCTCAAGTACCAGGGAAAGGCGGAACTGGCGCGACCGTTGGGGCACTATCTGGGGGACCTGTGGCTCACAGGGGAACATGGATTAGCGCTGAAGCCAGCGGTGGTGCCCATTCCCCTGCATGCGGCCAAGTTGCAAAAACGGGGCTACAACCAGGCGGAACTGTTGGCTCGACATTTTTGTCAGTACGTGGATTTGCCCCTGTACTCGGATCTACTGGTGCGTCAAACGGAGACCCAGGCCCAGCATCAGCTATCCCCTGTGGAACGGGAAGCCAACCTGGCGGCGGCCTTTGCCTGTAATGGCCGTTCCCATTACCCCCGGCGCCCTGTTCTTTTGCTGGATGACATTTACACCACAGGGGCGACGGCCCGGGCAGCCCAGCGGGTGCTACAGCAGGCGGGTTGGTCTGTTGTGGGCATCTTGGTGGTAGCCACGGGTCGCTAG